The Perca fluviatilis chromosome 17, GENO_Pfluv_1.0, whole genome shotgun sequence region ctgccgttctttgttcttttctcaaagaaaagctgaactccaagtcttccagaagaccgctgttcaccagcagcagcagcagccataagccccgcccacccactctatacacgatgtgattggtctgactagagtttggtttttccagctcgcaagccaacggagagtgcctagactgaccctggctgcaaaataaatttgctgccactagggtgcgtctagatttctaggctagaagaagactcctgttcctgaaatttggattttgaatacgtgtggtcctccatgttccaatatggagcgtctaccccagttcatgctaacgcaaatgttaaatttcaagccaataggaatacttggaattcaTGGTGGAGGTAAACATTCATAAAaagggcaacacagatttttgaCAATGAACAACTAAAGGgataacactgtgtgtgtgtgtgtgtgtgtgtgtgtgtgtgtgtgtgtgtgtgtgtgtgtgtgtgtgtgtttttttttttttttttttgtgtgtgtgtgtgtgtgtgtgtgtgtgtgtgtgtgtgtgtcctcaggaGCACGCTGGTCAGTAAAGAGCCGGAGAGCATGCTGGCCCACATGTTTAGAGAGAAAGGTGACGTCACTGTTTTTTCTCCTGAAGAGGTAGGATTGCTCCCTTCATCCTTTAAGTCCATATCAGATGATGTCATCGGCTCTTTCTCCGTGTGTCCGGTCCAGATGTTTGGGGGAACAAGCAGGACTCTCAGGGGGCGTACCTGATCGACCGCAGTCCAGACTACTTTGAGCCCATCCTGAATTATCTGAGACACGGACAGCTCATCATCAACGACGGCATCAACCCTCTGggtataacacacacatatatacacacacagacagacacacacagacacacacacacacacacacacacacacacatatatacacacacagacagacacacacacacacacacacacccccacacacacaacacaaacacaacgacgacacaagcacacacacacaatacatatacacagacagacacacacacacacacacacacacacaaagaaatatacacacacacgccacacccccacacacacacacacaaatacacacacacacacacacacacacaaacacacacacacacacaaacacacacacacacaacacacagacacacagacacacacacacacacacacacacaccacaaagagacacacacacacatccccacacacaccacaaagacatacacacacacacacacaccaatacatatacagagacagacacacacacacacacagacaaagacatacacacaacacacacacacacagcacacacacaaagacacacacacacacacacacacacacacaaagacacacacagacacacacacacacacagacaaagacatacacacacacccagacggacacacacactcacacaaagatatacacagacacacactcactcactcatacacacacacacacctttaaatATGCATACAACAAGTAGTACATTATCTTACTGCcgtggaactgactgaagttggagaaacaggctctcttttactgtctatggagctagctgacatgagctacgatctgagctactgagcatgtgcgagtgcaatcaaagatagtacagaagaagaaaagaggtctcactctgtagctaaaacagagacctgaacacagggtgaaaagaggagctgcagcagtgagagagagctgtgcagtacaacaaaaatatggtgtttcttgaaaattaaaccatgtaaacctattctggtacaaccttaaaatacatttatgaacctgaaaatgagcagaatatgggcgctttaaatttGATTTGGTGAAACTCTTCTGGTAGATTACAGATTGTAGACTTTCTAATCTCGAGTCTCTCCGCTGCAGGTGTGCTGGAAGAGGCTCGCTTCTTTGGCATTGAACAGCTGGCGGAGCAGTTGGAGACCCTCATAAAGGTGCGCGAGCGTTTCGTAGATCACACATTCAGTTTAAGGATGAAGTGCATTTTTTTCCAGGGGGTTTGACCGCCACGCGTGTGTCTCTCGTTCAGACCTCTCAGCCCCCCGATGATCATTCTTCTCTGAGCCGCAAAGAGTTCATCAGATACCTGCTGGCCACGACGACCAAGTCAGAGCTCCGGTGTCAGGTAGACGCAAAAACAAGTCGCACCCAAGTCACAAATAGCGTCGTAGCGATACCGAAACcagaggaagggaaggaaatGCCTCTggtactgcctaaaatgctggtatctgTACCAGCAAGTCCACAAGGAAATGCAGCGACTTGATACCATGTAAtttagaagaagaaagagaagaattGTACTTTTAAAGTAGTTTGTATGTTTGCTTTTGCCGGtttgactgactgtcaaactagaAAAAAGATAGggacatttagaacagataaaaatgGGGTTTAATTTGCGATTACCAAGGACgatcatgcgattaatcacgatttaAAAATTTCAATccattgacagccctaatatacagTTTTTACCGCACTGGTACCGGATCGTTACTctgtattagggctgcacaatatatcattttttatcgtcatcgcaatatcagcTGGCGCAATATACATATCGCGAAAGGTTGCGACATATCGCTATAGACACTACGTGATTTTTTTGTgtcagttgaaagaaaatatcagtagaaaactgcactttaaagtgTATCTGTCGGTCTTATTTAGTGCCTATTTAGTgctcaatgttcaatttgttcaataaaagaatgtcagaaatgattatttgttttaaattcaaccagcaatttgttgtattttaaaagacTACTGAAAGCAACAGAAAGGCACAACTCAGTACACTCTAACAGCTGTTAATTTATCGCAAATTATATCGTTATCGggatattcaacaacattatcgcatattttcctcatatcgtgcagccctactcagTATCGTCTGATAATTAAGTTCAGGTATCAGTTCAGGTTTTGGggaaggaaaataaaatggTATCAGAACATCTCTAGTCCCAAACGTCCATACAACCTTTGAACTCTTCGTTGTTGTTTGGGACCGTCTCACCCtctctcttgtgtgtctgtcaggGTCTGAACTTTAACGGCGCCGATCTGTCTCGCCTGGATCTGCGCTACATCAACTTCAAGATGGCCAACCTGAGAGGAGCCAACCTGGCCCACGCTAACCTGAGCGGGGCCAACCTGGAGAGAGCAGACCTGTCCATGGCCTGCCTCGATGTGAGCAGCGGTTTGGCTTTCATTTAATACCCAGTCTGCAGTACATTTCCGGTATAAAGCTCGGCATCACCTTCCGCTCTCCgtgttctcaaaatcccttcgcttcCAGAAACAACAACCTTAAAAAGAATATATCTGGTATTaaatagtcttgcattgccacaAGCAcgtacattctgggataggagataATACCCTCTGgagctaagctccagacgcagtGACGGTGgatctgctaaatagtctcaggaaggaacttgttctggtggaacatctgcaccccgcaaaagataacaccacatacaatattacatgaagttaactgttgataCGACACAGTACCGTGAGATATTTAAatcagctgatacatggttaaccCTCATTgactcttaccagtgtatctctgtgtgtacttcctccacagcaatctcaaccaatcagtcccaaaacctcccagttagagaggaaacgccctaaacatattatttgttaatctttacaatcattccccgaaagaaccgagcaggcctgtcttgttgcaccgtccaaatattcttcaaaacattttcagtgtagctcgctagctcggaGGTTGTTGCTTCCCGAAGAGAACTGAGTTTGAGAACGGTAAcgcaaggagagagagacatcacgtGCCAGATGACAAACTCCTCAACTTCAGCTCTGCATTATGAatctctagtgtgtgtgtgtgtgtgtgtgtgtgtgtgtgtgtgtgtgtgtgtgtgtgtgtgtgtgtgtgtgtgtgtgtgtgtgtgtgtgtgtggttgtgtgtgtgtgtcaggcagCCAATCTGCAGGGTGTGAAGATGCTGTGTACTAACGCTGAAGGGGCGTCACTGAGAGGCTGCAACTTTGAAGATCCTGCAGGAGTCAAAGCCAACCTGGAGGGTAAAGCAGCCaatcacacacactcctcacacaacacacacctgaGCAGGTGACGTTTgtactgatgtgtgtgtgtgtgtaggagccAACCTAAAGGGCGTGGACATGGAGGGGAGTCAGATGACGGGGATCAACCTGAGGGTCGCAACGCTGAAAAACGCCAAACTGAAGAACTGCAACCTTAGAGGAGCAACACTGGCCGGGACAGACCTGGAGGTgagaaaacagacacacacacacacacacacacacacacacacacacacacacacaaagacacacatacaaagacacgcacagacacacagacacacacacagatacacacgcacacacagatacacatacaaagacacgcacacagacacacacacacacacatacaaagacacgcacagacacacagacacagacacacacacagatacacacgcacacacagatacacatgcacacaggcacCCACAGACACGCACtcgcacacacccacagacacgcacacacacagatacacacgcacacacagacatgcacgtGCAcccacagacacgcacacacacacacacagacagacacacacacgcacacacacacacgcacacacagacagacagacagacatacacagacacgcacgcacacacacagacagacatgcacagacacacacatgcacacacatagacagacatgcacacacatagacagacatatacacacacacgcacacacacacacacacagacacacgcgcacccacagacacgcacacagacacacacacatactcaaacCCGCTAATCACGCTAACACAAAAGTCCCTTCCGTGTAGACAACTATCCGTCCATTTGAATtgcggaggtgtgtgtgtgtgtgtgtgtgtgtgtgtgtgtgtgtgtgtgtgtgtgtgtgtgtgtgtgtgtgtgtgtgtgtgtgtgtgtgtgtgtgtgtgtgtgtgtgtgtgtgtgtgtgtgtgtgtgtgtgtgtttttccccaGAACTGTGACCTATCAGGATGTGATCTTCAGGAGGCGAACCTGCGAGGCTCCAACGTGAAGGGAGCCATCTTTGAGGAGATGCTGACTCCTCTGCACATGTCTCAGAGCGTGCGGTAAAAACACCAAGACGCAGCCACGCAGCCATACGGTGCTTTTAACCTTCAACATACGCTCCCAGCGGGGATGAAATCAGCCTCAGTGGAAGTGACCACTGGGACAAGACGTGTGGGTACGAAGCTGTCAATATCGCTCACCTCTcgctcacaaaaaaaaaagaagagaaaatatGATATATTTATCAGATGAATGGCGCCCGCCCTCCCTTCGTGCATCATCAACGTGATGcgaggactctcagagtgactgcaggtctctctggtaaacttaccgggttaagatgagttcttttatggtgaatgaaaggctcgatcccaccaagtatctcatccaatcagatcgcagcattgacgtcaatgctgctgccagttctgccgttgtttaccttttttttttcttctttcttctagtccgtagaaagagcaacgtcggtagcctttgctcattagcgccccctctgttcaggagaagactgcagctagtgGCGCGACCACCAGCGCAGGTATAAACAGTTAGGGcgatcccatgacgtcacatttttGCGCCGCCAGCTGGCCGGCGTAGCCATCAGATAACGCCTTAGGTGATGGTTCGGAGTTAATTCTAGGTCCTTGCACATGGCCTTCGAAGCCAACAcctccagaagctttttcacctgggtcttgAGAGAGTtagtagagtagcgttatcagctgaatagcttagggGGCTATTGGACCGTTATCGCATTGTACCCACTGATAATGacgccgaaatgataccaaagttCTACattagtatatataggttatgtactcataaaacgatggattgtaaagtttgagtacaccagaagtttatgtaaataacacttgcctgctggcttctgctctctgctgttgttgttgctgctagGAGAcgaagtgcttagggacgtctacaaattacaacactgaaaagagatgcaacaaaaatatttattaaataaacttatttttttaaagtaagtactgtagaataactagcaggagacaagtaataattgaggtaagtttggagacattaccttatttaatcattaaattaataaatatttttgttgcatctcttttcggtgtagtaatttgtagacggcccctaagcactcgtctaattgcaggtagcagcaacagagagcagtgttatttacataaacttctggtgaacttacaaactttccaatccatcgttttatgagtacataacctatttgtactactgtagacgtttggtatcatttcgggcattattagtggggtaacttacgagatacaaacgtgggtccattagcccctgcgctaagctattcagcggctaacgctactctacgctaacgctcccaatgttcgacccaggtgaaaaaagcttctggggggtgtttggctcgaggtcatggtgcaaaggaccctagggtgaaattactccgaaccatcactttaaggtgaCGCTCCCAATAATTTTTTAGGATCCACTCCGCTCCACGCTCAATCCGAAATCCTCCCGCTCGCGCTCCTCTTACACGGTCTGATCTTCAGCGTCGACACCGTCTTCGTTCCTCCCTCTGATGACCGACGAACGCCAAACGTTTTGTCTTTTTGCTCCGAACCAAAACGCCGACGTCGTGTGGACATCTCGGCTCAAACGGTTTAGATTTTCTGCACATTTCTTTACATCCCTCAGAGGCCGAAGcgtctttttttcatttcctttttgaaaTGTTAATTTCAAATATATCAGTCCTGCataattcataaaataaattataataagttacggattctaaacatttgaagtaacatgtatgtgtgttttcagttaCCAGCTTGTTAAGTAAATCAGACAGTAATGGTGCAGAGCTGTGATGTACCTCTTCATataaagccttttttttctaccaaaaatgcttTGCACTCGTCAGGGGGGTACGTGgctaaaacatatttcaaaggggggcgtacattattgaaaaaagtttaagaaacagaaaaagactGAAACATGTCTTCTTTGTGGGAAATAACAGCAATGATGACAATGTTAGTGACGGGCTTTTGAACGTAGTTTCAGATTGTCTAGAAAAGTAGTCTGCATTTATCCCAGGTtgatgacatatatatatatatatatattcctaaCTCTTTTGAGAagctttaaatgttttaaatacattgaaatgaaatgtaatcAATGCGACGCTGACTTGTGTACAAAAAATGAACTGTTCTTGTAGcagatgtctttttttaaatatattttttaatgtctGCAACACTGAATGCTTCTTCAGCTTTAAGCTAAAATATTCATTCATAAAAACAAGCTGTGCAGCCGATACTTCAGTTGAAATGTGACGTGATGATGAGATGTTGTTACAAAGGGACCTCCGTTCTGTTTCTGAGAAAAGtttgcaattattattattttttttttttacagctcgTGTAAATTCCAACTAAACGTGAAAGTTTTATTAAATGCTGTCTTCTTTTTACAGAATGACATTCTTTCACCCGatgttaaccctcctgttgtcctcgcgGGCAAATTttacccatttaaaaaaatatatataaataaaaatgagaaatctatatcagaaatttgggtttctttcaaccaaattgtcaaa contains the following coding sequences:
- the kctd9b gene encoding BTB/POZ domain-containing protein KCTD9b yields the protein MRRVTLFVNGTSSNGKVVAVYGSLEDLLSAASSKLGIKASSVYNGNGGLIDDVTLIRDDDVLYVSEGDSFEDPQDDPADPEKDQTHTDWLTLNVGGRCFTTTRSTLVSKEPESMLAHMFREKDVWGNKQDSQGAYLIDRSPDYFEPILNYLRHGQLIINDGINPLGVLEEARFFGIEQLAEQLETLIKTSQPPDDHSSLSRKEFIRYLLATTTKSELRCQGLNFNGADLSRLDLRYINFKMANLRGANLAHANLSGANLERADLSMACLDAANLQGVKMLCTNAEGASLRGCNFEDPAGVKANLEGANLKGVDMEGSQMTGINLRVATLKNAKLKNCNLRGATLAGTDLENCDLSGCDLQEANLRGSNVKGAIFEEMLTPLHMSQSVR